Proteins encoded by one window of Halichondria panicea chromosome 8, odHalPani1.1, whole genome shotgun sequence:
- the LOC135340501 gene encoding phosphatidylinositol phosphatase PTPRQ-like isoform X3, with the protein MLSWTELPYQQRNGIIRYYEVRVCQIEPEGQCEEHNATAITLELSLHPHYRAFYCFGREGEVRLADGPSSREGRVDICVDGIWFTPCQDSWGIEETRVVCRELGFCQQGGSLVTGQSYQDYIPGGINKVNCTGDEATLRGCSVTSNCGSGVGAGVSCYSTPNRPTNVEITGINSSSIQVSWLPPDMSNCTDVNEYRITCHDYFFCGYYYLMEEIPRYSLNVMFHDRNGYNSFESCPFYCCVSGNNNAGEGLQNCVYGPIPAPPRNVTVQPSQTSLLIEWMEPEQVYGEFDAYYVVCGTQGAYTHSITETAINITGLSVFTRYECCVTMNVYYSIVRSTPNCANATTAPDIPTVPLAVNITELTFKSIQLEWSRPQPINGIISHYTITCLQANGTIVSLNTTADGLETVSNLQPLTNYTCCISATNQVGEGNDTCVDARTKRGPPTEPQEVATVSAYTNGITLTWTEPAKSYGQAILFYSINCTSAHHNAEIQRAYNTSVNVSGLIANTNYTCCVSAENSVGVGLHRCIVVMTTINTEQQPPSDNSQGNLVTIVSAGTLVAVLLLLGIVITCITCCCCYTRKMNKQVTLKSSQRGYYCFGREGEVRLADGPSSREGRVDICVNRRWYTPCQDNWEIEETRVVCRELGFCQQGGSLVTGQSYQRYIPWDVNEVNCTGDEATLSNCSVIYPSSNCDTFVGAGVSCYSIPNIPTNVEITGVNLNPYSIQVTWSPPDMSNCTDVDRYRIVCYDHCFFYLTEIIVHSLNATIQYTSKYGIFDSCTFSCCVSGNNNAGQGPQNCVEGPIPTPPRNLTVQPSQTTLLIEWMEPEQVYGEFDTYYVVCGTQGAYTHSITETAVNITGLSVFTRYECCVTMNVYFLNSIPNCLNVTTAPAVNITGITYKSIQLEWSRPQPINGIISYYTTTCLQLADGTIMSLNTTADGLDTVSNLRELTNYTCCISATNQVGKGNDTCVDARTERGSPTEPQELVAIVLVYYANGITLTWTEPAERYGQAILFYSINCTSAHHDAEIQQAYTTSVTVYGLIANTNYTCCVSARNSVGVGLHRCIIVMTAIGQPPAQTGSNLVTAVSAGALLAVLLLLCIVITCISCCCCYKRRTSKQVTLQGQQSTADPVYDVPEDIELKEKGSSTLRSGRQNNDTSRRHVYKEEVELRYEKPVLASSGGTATNKKQREKKPMMLIASPSITQPGQQSSEKIYQPLIPPKTYKEQEVSAYQDLAFETRDAGTDMANNSEGQYEPIKKNDEDDQYEPLSFGGGGASQEGAYQPLSFQREDDNTYETIQTTTTRT; encoded by the exons ATGCTTTCCTGGACTGAACTTCCATACCAGCAGAGGAATGGAATCATTCGTTACTATGAAGTGAGGGTGTGTCAGATTGAACCGGAGGGACAGTGCGAGGAGCACAATGCAACTGCAATAACCTTGGAGTTATCCCTACACCCACACTATAG GGCATTCTATTGCTTTGGAAGAGAAGGCGAGGTTAGGTTAGCAGATGGACCCAGCTCCAGAGAGGGTAGAGTGGATATTTGTGTGGATGGAATCTGGTTTACTCCATGTCAAGATTCCTGGGGGATTGAAGAGACTCGAGTGGTGTGTCGAGAACTGGGGTTTTGTCAGCAAGGAG GAAGCTTAGTAACAGGTCAGAGCTATCAGGACTATATTCCAGGAGGTATCAATAAAGTCAACTGCACTGGAGATGAAGCTACACTGAGGGGGTGTTCTGTGACAAGTAACTGTGGCAGCGGCGTTGGGGCCGGAGTGTCTTGTTATTCAA CTCCTAACAGGCCAACAAATGTGGAGATCACTGGCATTAACTCGTCCTCCATTCAAGTTTCTTGGTTACCCCCAGACATGAGCAACTGCACTGATGTTAATGAGTACAGAATTACGTGCCATGACTATTTTTTTTGCGGTTATTATTATTTAATGGAAGAGATTCCACGTTATTCATTGAATGTGATGTTCCACGATCGCAATGGTTATAACTCCTTTGAATCGTGCCCTTTCTATTGCTGTGTATCAGGCAATAACAATGCTGGAGAAGGTCTTCAAAACTGTGTGTATGGAC CTATCCCCGCCCCTCCAAGAAACGTGACAGTCCAGCCATCACAAACGTCACTGCTAATTGAGTGGATGGAGCCAGAGCAAGTCTATGGGGAGTTCGATGCTTattatgtggtgtgtgggacACAGGGTGCATATACGCACAGCATCACAGAAACAGCTATTAACATTACTGGACTGAGTGTGTTCACGAGATACGAATGCTGTGTCACAATGAATGTTTACTATTCTATCGTTCGCAGTACCCCAAATTGTGCTAACGCCACCACCGCTCCAG ATATCCCAACTGTCCCATTGGCTGTCAACATCACTGAGCTCACGTTTAAGTCCATCCAACTGGAGTGGTCCAGACCACAACCCATCAATGGCATCATCTCACACTACACCATAACATGCCTGCAAGCTAATGGAACTATTGTGAGCTTGAATACCACTGCTGATGGACTAGAGACTGTGAGCAACCTCCAACCTCTGACCAACTACACTTGCTGCATCTCTGCTACTAATCAAGTTGGCGAAGGAAATGACACTTGTGTGGATGCAAGGACAAAGCGAG gtcCTCCTACTGAACCACAAGAAGTTGCTACAGTTTCGGCCTACACTAACGGCATCACGCTGACTTGGACAGAGCCAGCTAAAAGCTATGGACAAGCTATCCTGTTCTACAGTATTAACTGTACATCAGCACACCACAATGCAGAGATACAACGAGCATACAATACCTCTGTGAATGTGTCTGGTCTTATTGCCAACACCAACTACACTTGCTGTGTTTCAGCAGAGAATTCCGTGGGCGTTGGACTACATCGATGTATCGTTGTCATGACAACTATAAACACTG AACAACAACCACCATCTGACAACAGCCAAGGCAACCTGGTGACAATTGTATCTGCTGGAACACTAGTAGCAGTGTTGCTACTTCTGGGAATTGTGATAACATGCATAACCTGTTGCTGTTGTTACACGAGGAAAATGAACAAACAAGTGACTCTTAAAAGTTCTCAAAG GGGATACTATTGCTTTGGAAGAGAAGGAGAAGTTAGGTTAGCAGATGGACCCAGCTCCAGAGAGGGGAGAGTGGACATTTGTGTGAATAGACGCTGGTACACTCCATGTCAAGACAACTGGGAGATTGAAGAGACTCGAGTGGTGTGTCGAGAGCTGGGGTTTTGTCAGCAAGGAG GAAGCTTAGTAACAGGTCAGAGCTATCAGCGCTATATTCCATGGGATGTCAATGAAGTCAACTGCACTGGAGATGAAGCTACACTGAGCAACTGTTCTGTGATCTACCCGTCAAGTAACTGTGATACTTTCGTGGGGGCCGGAGTGTCTTGTTATTCAA TTCCAAACATCCCAACAAATGTGGAGATCACTGGCGTTAATCTTAATCCGTACTCCATTCAAGTGACCTGGTCACCTCCAGACATGAGCAACTGCACTGATGTGGATAGATACAGAATTGTCTGTTATGATCATTGCTTTTTCTACCTCACGGAAATAATAGTTCACTCTTTAAATGCAACAATACAATACACTTCTAAGTATGGTATTTTCGATTCGTGCACCTTTTCTTGCTGTGTTTCGGGCAACAACAATGCTGGACAAGGTCCTCAAAACTGTGTGGAGGGAC CTATCCCCACCCCTCCACGAAATTTGACAGTCCAGCCGTCACAAACGACACTGCTGATTGAGTGGATGGAGCCAGAGCAAGTCTATGGGGAGTTCGATACTTattatgtggtgtgtgggacACAGGGTGCATATACGCACAGCATCACAGAAACAGCTGTTAACATTACTGGACTGAGTGTGTTCACGAGATACGAATGCTGTGTCACAATGAATGTCTACTTTCTTAATAGTATCCCAAATTGTCTGAATGTCACTACTGCTCCAG CTGTCAACATCACTGGCATCACATATAAGTCCATCCAACTGGAGTGGTCTCGACCACAACCTATCAATGGCATCATCTCCTACTACACCACAACATGCCTGCAATTAGCTGATGGAACTATTATGAGCTTGAATACCACTGCTGATGGACTAGATACTGTGAGCAACCTCCGAGAATTGACCAACTACACTTGCTGCATCTCTGCCACTAATCAAGTTGGCAAAGGAAATGACACTTGTGTGGATGCAAGGACAGAGCGAG GTTCTCCTACTGAACCGCAAGAATTAGTTGCCATAGTTTTGGTCTATTATGCTAACGGTATCACACTGACTTGGACAGAGCCAGCTGAGAGATATGGACAAGCTATCTTGTTCTACAGTATCAACTGTACATCAGCACACCACGATGCAGAGATACAACAAGCATACACTACCTCTGTGACTGTGTATGGTCTTATTGCCAACACCAACTACACTTGCTGTGTTTCAGCAAGGAATTCAGTGGGCGTTGGACTACATCGATGCATCATTGTCATGACAGCCATAG GACAACCACCAGCACAAACTGGCAGTAACCTCGTGACAGCTGTGTCTGCTGGAGCACTGCTAGCAGTGTTGTTACTTCTGTGTATTGTGATAACATGCATTTCCTGTTGTTGTTGTTACAAGAGGAGAACGAGCAAACAAGTGACTCTTCAAGGTCAACAAAG CACTGCAGATCCTGTGTACGATGTTCCTGAAGATATAGAGCTCAAAGAGAAAGGCAGTAGTACATTGAGAAGTGGTCGACAAAACAACGATACATCACGCAGACACGTGTACAAAGAAGAGGTGGAGCTAAGATATGAGAAACCAGTGCTTGCTTCGAGTGGAGGGACTGCAACGAACAAAAAACAGAGAGAGAAGAAGCCAATGATGCTGATAGCTAGTCCATCCATCACTCAACCTGGCCAGCAAAGCAGTGAGAAGATCTACCAGCCATTGATCCCTCCCAAGACTTACAAAGAACAAGAAGTCTCAGCCTACCAAGACCTGGCCTTTGAGACAAGAGACGCTGGAACAGACATGGCTAATAATTCAGAGGGACAGTACGAGCCAATCAAGAAGAATGATGAGGACGATCAGTACGAGCCCCTGTCgtttggagggggtggggcatctCAGGAGGGGGCGTACCAACCACTGAGCTTCCAGAGGGAGGACGACAACACTTACGAAACTATTCAAACCACCACCACTCGTACATGA
- the LOC135340501 gene encoding phosphatidylinositol phosphatase PTPRQ-like isoform X1 — protein MLSWTELPYQQRNGIIRYYEVRVCQIEPEGQCEEHNATAITLELSLHPHYRAFYCFGREGEVRLADGPSSREGRVDICVDGIWFTPCQDSWGIEETRVVCRELGFCQQGGSLVTGQSYQDYIPGGINKVNCTGDEATLRGCSVTSNCGSGVGAGVSCYSTPNRPTNVEITGINSSSIQVSWLPPDMSNCTDVNEYRITCHDYFFCGYYYLMEEIPRYSLNVMFHDRNGYNSFESCPFYCCVSGNNNAGEGLQNCVYGPIPAPPRNVTVQPSQTSLLIEWMEPEQVYGEFDAYYVVCGTQGAYTHSITETAINITGLSVFTRYECCVTMNVYYSIVRSTPNCANATTAPDIPTVPLAVNITELTFKSIQLEWSRPQPINGIISHYTITCLQANGTIVSLNTTADGLETVSNLQPLTNYTCCISATNQVGEGNDTCVDARTKRGPPTEPQEVATVSAYTNGITLTWTEPAKSYGQAILFYSINCTSAHHNAEIQRAYNTSVNVSGLIANTNYTCCVSAENSVGVGLHRCIVVMTTINTEQQPPSDNSQGNLVTIVSAGTLVAVLLLLGIVITCITCCCCYTRKMNKQVTLKSSQRGYYCFGREGEVRLADGPSSREGRVDICVNRRWYTPCQDNWEIEETRVVCRELGFCQQGGSLVTGQSYQRYIPWDVNEVNCTGDEATLSNCSVIYPSSNCDTFVGAGVSCYSIPNIPTNVEITGVNLNPYSIQVTWSPPDMSNCTDVDRYRIVCYDHCFFYLTEIIVHSLNATIQYTSKYGIFDSCTFSCCVSGNNNAGQGPQNCVEGPIPTPPRNLTVQPSQTTLLIEWMEPEQVYGEFDTYYVVCGTQGAYTHSITETAVNITGLSVFTRYECCVTMNVYFLNSIPNCLNVTTAPDLPTTPLAVNITGITYKSIQLEWSRPQPINGIISYYTTTCLQLADGTIMSLNTTADGLDTVSNLRELTNYTCCISATNQVGKGNDTCVDARTERGSPTEPQELVAIVLVYYANGITLTWTEPAERYGQAILFYSINCTSAHHDAEIQQAYTTSVTVYGLIANTNYTCCVSARNSVGVGLHRCIIVMTAIGQPPAQTGSNLVTAVSAGALLAVLLLLCIVITCISCCCCYKRRTSKQVTLQGQQSTADPVYDVPEDIELKEKGSSTLRSGRQNNDTSRRHVYKEEVELRYEKPVLASSGGTATNKKQREKKPMMLIASPSITQPGQQSSEKIYQPLIPPKTYKEQEVSAYQDLAFETRDAGTDMANNSEGQYEPIKKNDEDDQYEPLSFGGGGASQEGAYQPLSFQREDDNTYETIQTTTTRT, from the exons ATGCTTTCCTGGACTGAACTTCCATACCAGCAGAGGAATGGAATCATTCGTTACTATGAAGTGAGGGTGTGTCAGATTGAACCGGAGGGACAGTGCGAGGAGCACAATGCAACTGCAATAACCTTGGAGTTATCCCTACACCCACACTATAG GGCATTCTATTGCTTTGGAAGAGAAGGCGAGGTTAGGTTAGCAGATGGACCCAGCTCCAGAGAGGGTAGAGTGGATATTTGTGTGGATGGAATCTGGTTTACTCCATGTCAAGATTCCTGGGGGATTGAAGAGACTCGAGTGGTGTGTCGAGAACTGGGGTTTTGTCAGCAAGGAG GAAGCTTAGTAACAGGTCAGAGCTATCAGGACTATATTCCAGGAGGTATCAATAAAGTCAACTGCACTGGAGATGAAGCTACACTGAGGGGGTGTTCTGTGACAAGTAACTGTGGCAGCGGCGTTGGGGCCGGAGTGTCTTGTTATTCAA CTCCTAACAGGCCAACAAATGTGGAGATCACTGGCATTAACTCGTCCTCCATTCAAGTTTCTTGGTTACCCCCAGACATGAGCAACTGCACTGATGTTAATGAGTACAGAATTACGTGCCATGACTATTTTTTTTGCGGTTATTATTATTTAATGGAAGAGATTCCACGTTATTCATTGAATGTGATGTTCCACGATCGCAATGGTTATAACTCCTTTGAATCGTGCCCTTTCTATTGCTGTGTATCAGGCAATAACAATGCTGGAGAAGGTCTTCAAAACTGTGTGTATGGAC CTATCCCCGCCCCTCCAAGAAACGTGACAGTCCAGCCATCACAAACGTCACTGCTAATTGAGTGGATGGAGCCAGAGCAAGTCTATGGGGAGTTCGATGCTTattatgtggtgtgtgggacACAGGGTGCATATACGCACAGCATCACAGAAACAGCTATTAACATTACTGGACTGAGTGTGTTCACGAGATACGAATGCTGTGTCACAATGAATGTTTACTATTCTATCGTTCGCAGTACCCCAAATTGTGCTAACGCCACCACCGCTCCAG ATATCCCAACTGTCCCATTGGCTGTCAACATCACTGAGCTCACGTTTAAGTCCATCCAACTGGAGTGGTCCAGACCACAACCCATCAATGGCATCATCTCACACTACACCATAACATGCCTGCAAGCTAATGGAACTATTGTGAGCTTGAATACCACTGCTGATGGACTAGAGACTGTGAGCAACCTCCAACCTCTGACCAACTACACTTGCTGCATCTCTGCTACTAATCAAGTTGGCGAAGGAAATGACACTTGTGTGGATGCAAGGACAAAGCGAG gtcCTCCTACTGAACCACAAGAAGTTGCTACAGTTTCGGCCTACACTAACGGCATCACGCTGACTTGGACAGAGCCAGCTAAAAGCTATGGACAAGCTATCCTGTTCTACAGTATTAACTGTACATCAGCACACCACAATGCAGAGATACAACGAGCATACAATACCTCTGTGAATGTGTCTGGTCTTATTGCCAACACCAACTACACTTGCTGTGTTTCAGCAGAGAATTCCGTGGGCGTTGGACTACATCGATGTATCGTTGTCATGACAACTATAAACACTG AACAACAACCACCATCTGACAACAGCCAAGGCAACCTGGTGACAATTGTATCTGCTGGAACACTAGTAGCAGTGTTGCTACTTCTGGGAATTGTGATAACATGCATAACCTGTTGCTGTTGTTACACGAGGAAAATGAACAAACAAGTGACTCTTAAAAGTTCTCAAAG GGGATACTATTGCTTTGGAAGAGAAGGAGAAGTTAGGTTAGCAGATGGACCCAGCTCCAGAGAGGGGAGAGTGGACATTTGTGTGAATAGACGCTGGTACACTCCATGTCAAGACAACTGGGAGATTGAAGAGACTCGAGTGGTGTGTCGAGAGCTGGGGTTTTGTCAGCAAGGAG GAAGCTTAGTAACAGGTCAGAGCTATCAGCGCTATATTCCATGGGATGTCAATGAAGTCAACTGCACTGGAGATGAAGCTACACTGAGCAACTGTTCTGTGATCTACCCGTCAAGTAACTGTGATACTTTCGTGGGGGCCGGAGTGTCTTGTTATTCAA TTCCAAACATCCCAACAAATGTGGAGATCACTGGCGTTAATCTTAATCCGTACTCCATTCAAGTGACCTGGTCACCTCCAGACATGAGCAACTGCACTGATGTGGATAGATACAGAATTGTCTGTTATGATCATTGCTTTTTCTACCTCACGGAAATAATAGTTCACTCTTTAAATGCAACAATACAATACACTTCTAAGTATGGTATTTTCGATTCGTGCACCTTTTCTTGCTGTGTTTCGGGCAACAACAATGCTGGACAAGGTCCTCAAAACTGTGTGGAGGGAC CTATCCCCACCCCTCCACGAAATTTGACAGTCCAGCCGTCACAAACGACACTGCTGATTGAGTGGATGGAGCCAGAGCAAGTCTATGGGGAGTTCGATACTTattatgtggtgtgtgggacACAGGGTGCATATACGCACAGCATCACAGAAACAGCTGTTAACATTACTGGACTGAGTGTGTTCACGAGATACGAATGCTGTGTCACAATGAATGTCTACTTTCTTAATAGTATCCCAAATTGTCTGAATGTCACTACTGCTCCAG ATCTCCCTACTACCCCTCTAGCTGTCAACATCACTGGCATCACATATAAGTCCATCCAACTGGAGTGGTCTCGACCACAACCTATCAATGGCATCATCTCCTACTACACCACAACATGCCTGCAATTAGCTGATGGAACTATTATGAGCTTGAATACCACTGCTGATGGACTAGATACTGTGAGCAACCTCCGAGAATTGACCAACTACACTTGCTGCATCTCTGCCACTAATCAAGTTGGCAAAGGAAATGACACTTGTGTGGATGCAAGGACAGAGCGAG GTTCTCCTACTGAACCGCAAGAATTAGTTGCCATAGTTTTGGTCTATTATGCTAACGGTATCACACTGACTTGGACAGAGCCAGCTGAGAGATATGGACAAGCTATCTTGTTCTACAGTATCAACTGTACATCAGCACACCACGATGCAGAGATACAACAAGCATACACTACCTCTGTGACTGTGTATGGTCTTATTGCCAACACCAACTACACTTGCTGTGTTTCAGCAAGGAATTCAGTGGGCGTTGGACTACATCGATGCATCATTGTCATGACAGCCATAG GACAACCACCAGCACAAACTGGCAGTAACCTCGTGACAGCTGTGTCTGCTGGAGCACTGCTAGCAGTGTTGTTACTTCTGTGTATTGTGATAACATGCATTTCCTGTTGTTGTTGTTACAAGAGGAGAACGAGCAAACAAGTGACTCTTCAAGGTCAACAAAG CACTGCAGATCCTGTGTACGATGTTCCTGAAGATATAGAGCTCAAAGAGAAAGGCAGTAGTACATTGAGAAGTGGTCGACAAAACAACGATACATCACGCAGACACGTGTACAAAGAAGAGGTGGAGCTAAGATATGAGAAACCAGTGCTTGCTTCGAGTGGAGGGACTGCAACGAACAAAAAACAGAGAGAGAAGAAGCCAATGATGCTGATAGCTAGTCCATCCATCACTCAACCTGGCCAGCAAAGCAGTGAGAAGATCTACCAGCCATTGATCCCTCCCAAGACTTACAAAGAACAAGAAGTCTCAGCCTACCAAGACCTGGCCTTTGAGACAAGAGACGCTGGAACAGACATGGCTAATAATTCAGAGGGACAGTACGAGCCAATCAAGAAGAATGATGAGGACGATCAGTACGAGCCCCTGTCgtttggagggggtggggcatctCAGGAGGGGGCGTACCAACCACTGAGCTTCCAGAGGGAGGACGACAACACTTACGAAACTATTCAAACCACCACCACTCGTACATGA